Proteins encoded in a region of the Punica granatum isolate Tunisia-2019 unplaced genomic scaffold, ASM765513v2 Contig00107, whole genome shotgun sequence genome:
- the LOC116190027 gene encoding LOW QUALITY PROTEIN: uncharacterized protein LOC116190027 (The sequence of the model RefSeq protein was modified relative to this genomic sequence to represent the inferred CDS: inserted 1 base in 1 codon; deleted 2 bases in 1 codon; substituted 2 bases at 2 genomic stop codons), with protein MSVFLGHRRNIDRVDDGTNNETLRQLFRTRSLASHTQVLSEPCNKLFXVMLXQGATLWIPPACRNEWIXKGAGFYFRAGREVKAIREDCPPGKEERKKVLSQSRGGRVGSRYHEPSVPHIYPEASVVHRFHRMLLSLGKDRVSVQLCFGCFAIIDRPSSRSFPVHSLYISDTQGRTRWEGSSPSLCPADHSAGILHSRLPLTAARGCSCRYVSLSGSLAPPVISFYDMLLSSPYSICHLVISASLRVSTSERKGGLHSVTPRSPSKRSE; from the exons ATGAGCGTGTTCTTGGGCCATCGTAGAAACATAGATAGGGTCGACGACGGAACGAACAACGAAACTTTACGACAGCTTTTTCGTACACGTTCACTTGCATCACATACACAAGTGCTCTCTGAACCGTGCAATAAG CTTTTTTAGGTTATGCTATAGCAGGGGGCAACGCTCTGGATCCCCCCTGCTTGCAGAAATGAATGGA AGAAGGGGGCTGGGTTCTATTTCCGGGCCGGGCGGGAGGTGAAGGCCATAAGAGAAGATTGCCCTCCCGGTAaggaagagaggaaaaaggtgCT TTCTCAAAGCAGAGGAGGAAGGGTGGGCAGCAGGTACCACGAGCCCTCTGTCCCACACATCTATCCAGAAGCAAGTGTAGTTCACCGGTTCCACCGAATGCTCCTATCTCTCGGCAAAGATCGTGTGAGTGTGCAGTTATGCTTCGGATGCTTCGCCATA ATAGATCGACCCAGTTCCCGTTCTTTTCCGGTGCACTCGCTTTATATCTCCGACACACAAGGAAGGACGCGGTGGGAAGGAAGCAGCCCTAGCCTCTGTCCGGCCGATCATTCCGCTGGCATCTTGCATTCACGCCTCCCTTTGACTGCCGCTCGGGGATGTAGTTGTAGATACGTTAGTCTTAGTGGGTCGTTGGCTCCACCTGTTATCTCCTTCTACGACATGCTGTTGTCGTCGCCATATTCCATATGTCACTTAGTCATCTCTGCCTCGCTGCGGGTCAGCACCTCCGAAAGAAAGGGAGGACTTCATTCAGTGACTCCGCGATCGCCCTCTAAACGATCAGAATAA